The Oxalobacteraceae bacterium OTU3CINTB1 genome includes a window with the following:
- a CDS encoding entericidin A/B family lipoprotein, producing the protein MKKLFALSIIALILTGCNTVNGFGKDVKKVGESLEGASTKK; encoded by the coding sequence ATGAAAAAACTATTCGCCCTGTCCATCATCGCCTTGATCCTGACTGGCTGCAACACAGTCAACGGCTTCGGCAAGGACGTGAAAAAAGTCGGTGAGTCGCTGGAAGGCGCTTCGACCAAAAAATAA
- the leuD gene encoding 3-isopropylmalate dehydratase small subunit: protein MDKFTIYEGLVAPLDRANVDTDAIIPKQFLKSIHRTGFGPNLFDEWRYLDHGEPGMDNSVRPLNPDFVLNEPRYQGASILLTRKNFGCGSSREHAPWALDQYGFRAIIAPSFADIFFNNCYKSGLLPIVIPEAQIDHLFNEVKAFPGYRLVVDLEQQRISTSNGSVSYPFEIDAFRKYCLMNGLDDIGLTLRHADTIREFEERHLANQPWLANVI, encoded by the coding sequence ATGGATAAATTTACGATATACGAAGGCCTGGTGGCCCCGCTCGACCGCGCCAACGTCGACACCGACGCCATCATTCCGAAGCAATTTCTGAAGTCCATCCATCGCACCGGCTTCGGCCCCAACCTGTTCGACGAGTGGCGTTACCTCGACCACGGCGAACCCGGTATGGACAACAGCGTGCGTCCGCTCAACCCGGACTTCGTGCTCAACGAGCCGCGCTACCAGGGCGCCTCGATCCTGCTGACCCGCAAAAACTTCGGCTGCGGCTCCTCGCGCGAGCACGCGCCGTGGGCGCTGGACCAATACGGCTTCCGCGCCATCATCGCGCCGTCGTTTGCCGACATCTTCTTCAACAACTGCTACAAGAGCGGCTTGCTGCCCATCGTGATTCCTGAAGCGCAGATCGATCATCTGTTCAACGAAGTCAAGGCCTTCCCCGGTTACCGTCTGGTGGTCGACCTTGAGCAGCAGCGCATTTCCACCAGCAATGGCAGCGTCTCCTATCCCTTCGAGATCGACGCCTTCCGCAAATACTGCCTGATGAACGGACTCGACGATATCGGCCTGACCCTGCGCCACGCCGACACCATCCGCGAATTCGAAGAGCGCCATCTGGCAAACCAACCCTGGTTGGCTAACGTCATCTAA